The following are encoded together in the Bacillus cereus group sp. RP43 genome:
- the rsgA gene encoding ribosome small subunit-dependent GTPase A translates to MPEGKIVKALSGFYYVQNEEGITQCRGRGVFRKNKITPLVGDQVVFQADNPNEGYVLEVFDRKNELVRPPIANVDQAILVFSAVEPDFNPGLLDRFLVLIEYHNIKPIICISKMDLVDEKMRETVESYANDYREMGYDVLFTSINTAESIDILKPFLEGCISVVAGQSGVGKSSMLNVLRPDLELKTNDISSHLGRGKHTTRHVELITVGSGLVADTPGFSSLDFIDIEVEDLTYCFPELKEASQYCKFRGCTHLVEPKCAVKAAVEEGKITEYRYKNYKQFVEEIRERKPRY, encoded by the coding sequence ATGCCAGAAGGAAAAATTGTAAAAGCTCTAAGTGGGTTTTATTATGTGCAGAATGAGGAAGGGATTACACAATGTCGCGGGCGTGGTGTATTTAGAAAGAATAAAATTACGCCACTTGTAGGAGACCAAGTTGTTTTTCAAGCGGATAATCCGAATGAAGGTTATGTGTTAGAAGTATTTGATCGGAAAAATGAACTTGTTAGACCTCCTATTGCTAATGTTGATCAAGCTATTCTTGTTTTCTCTGCAGTAGAACCAGATTTTAATCCAGGACTGTTAGATCGATTTTTAGTGTTGATTGAATATCATAACATTAAGCCGATTATTTGTATTAGTAAAATGGATTTAGTAGATGAAAAAATGAGAGAAACTGTTGAATCTTATGCAAATGATTATCGTGAAATGGGTTATGATGTGTTGTTTACTTCTATAAATACTGCGGAAAGTATTGATATTCTGAAACCATTCTTAGAAGGTTGTATTTCCGTCGTTGCAGGCCAATCTGGTGTTGGGAAATCTTCAATGCTAAACGTATTACGCCCAGATTTAGAATTGAAAACTAATGATATTTCCTCACATTTAGGGCGTGGAAAGCATACGACAAGACACGTGGAATTAATTACAGTTGGAAGCGGACTTGTTGCGGATACACCTGGTTTTAGTTCGCTTGATTTCATAGATATAGAGGTAGAAGACCTTACGTATTGTTTTCCAGAGTTGAAAGAAGCGAGCCAATACTGTAAATTTAGAGGGTGTACACACCTTGTTGAGCCGAAATGTGCAGTGAAAGCTGCGGTTGAAGAAGGAAAGATTACCGAATATCGCTATAAGAATTACAAACAATTCGTAGAAGAAATTAGAGAGAGAAAGCCGAGGTATTAG
- the rpe gene encoding ribulose-phosphate 3-epimerase: protein MIKIAPSILSADFSRLGEEIKDVEKGGADYIHVDVMDGHFVPNITIGPLIVEAIRPITSLPLDVHLMIENPDNYIPTFAKAGADIITVHVEACPHLHRTIQLIKSHDIKAGVVLNPHTPVSTIEHVLEDIDMVLLMTVNPGFGGQKFIHSVLPKIKQVAEMVKERNLQVEIEVDGGVNAETARLCIEAGANVLVAGSAVYNQKDRGEAIRVIRG, encoded by the coding sequence ATGATCAAAATTGCACCATCAATTTTATCAGCAGATTTTTCAAGATTAGGGGAAGAGATTAAAGATGTAGAAAAAGGCGGGGCTGACTACATTCACGTCGATGTAATGGATGGACATTTCGTACCAAATATTACGATTGGACCATTAATTGTAGAAGCAATCCGACCGATTACATCATTACCGTTAGATGTACATTTAATGATTGAAAATCCTGATAACTATATCCCAACTTTCGCAAAAGCGGGAGCTGATATTATTACTGTTCATGTAGAAGCTTGTCCACATCTACATCGTACAATTCAGTTAATTAAATCTCATGACATTAAAGCGGGAGTTGTATTAAATCCACATACTCCAGTTTCAACGATTGAGCATGTATTAGAAGATATAGACATGGTATTACTTATGACAGTAAATCCTGGATTTGGCGGACAAAAGTTTATCCATTCTGTATTACCGAAAATCAAACAAGTTGCAGAAATGGTTAAAGAGCGAAATCTACAAGTGGAAATTGAAGTTGATGGTGGTGTTAACGCTGAAACGGCAAGGCTTTGTATTGAAGCAGGAGCGAATGTTCTTGTAGCGGGATCAGCAGTATACAATCAAAAAGACCGCGGTGAAGCAATTCGTGTAATTCGCGGATAA
- a CDS encoding thiamine diphosphokinase, producing the protein MADCLFTIEGEGKMIIHILAGGPAEYCADFSRYENEEVVWAAVDRGVYRLLKRGITPAVAFGDYDSVTDEELAWMGQQTNELHIVPREKDQTDLEIAISWALEQKPKLIRIFGATGGRLDHGLANIQMLLKGLEAQIEMCIVDNKNEIMVKKIGAYIIEGNEYFPYVSFVPVTERVEGITLQGFKYPLTNKTIEWGSTLCISNELIEEKGTFSFTSGILMMIRSTD; encoded by the coding sequence ATGGCAGATTGCCTTTTTACAATAGAAGGGGAAGGAAAAATGATTATTCATATTTTAGCGGGAGGACCTGCAGAATACTGCGCAGATTTTTCTCGGTATGAAAATGAAGAAGTAGTTTGGGCGGCTGTTGATAGAGGAGTGTACCGTTTGTTGAAAAGAGGAATCACTCCGGCTGTTGCGTTTGGGGATTATGATTCAGTTACTGATGAGGAATTAGCATGGATGGGACAGCAGACAAATGAATTACATATTGTCCCGCGAGAAAAAGATCAAACAGATTTAGAGATTGCAATTAGCTGGGCTTTAGAACAGAAACCAAAATTAATTCGTATTTTTGGTGCTACTGGTGGAAGGCTTGATCACGGTTTAGCGAATATACAGATGCTTTTAAAGGGATTAGAAGCACAGATAGAAATGTGTATTGTGGATAATAAAAATGAGATAATGGTGAAAAAGATAGGTGCATATATAATTGAAGGAAATGAATATTTTCCATATGTATCATTTGTACCAGTTACTGAAAGGGTAGAAGGCATTACACTTCAAGGCTTTAAGTACCCTCTTACTAATAAAACAATAGAGTGGGGATCGACACTTTGTATTAGTAATGAACTCATTGAGGAAAAAGGTACTTTTTCATTTACCTCTGGCATATTAATGATGATAAGAAGCACTGATTGA
- the spoVM gene encoding stage V sporulation protein SpoVM, which produces MRFYTIKLPKFLGGIVRAMLNTFKKD; this is translated from the coding sequence ATGAGATTTTATACAATTAAGTTACCTAAATTTCTTGGTGGAATTGTTCGTGCGATGTTAAATACCTTCAAAAAAGACTAA
- the rpmB gene encoding 50S ribosomal protein L28: MARVCAITGRKARSGNSRSHAMNATKRKWGANLQKVRVRIDGKVQRVYVSARALKSGKIERV; this comes from the coding sequence ATGGCTCGTGTTTGTGCTATCACTGGAAGAAAAGCTCGTTCTGGTAACTCTCGTTCTCACGCAATGAACGCTACAAAACGTAAATGGGGCGCTAACCTTCAAAAAGTTCGCGTACGCATCGACGGAAAAGTTCAACGTGTTTACGTTTCTGCTAGAGCATTAAAATCTGGCAAAATCGAACGTGTTTAA
- a CDS encoding Asp23/Gls24 family envelope stress response protein has product MSIEIKTKYGQIDISTDVIATIAGGAAVDCYGIVGMASKNQLKDGLTDILRKENFTRGVIVRKDEDEVHIDMYIIVSYGTKISEVAHNVQTKVKYTLDQTVGLAVDSVNIYVQGVKVINL; this is encoded by the coding sequence ATGTCAATTGAAATTAAAACAAAGTACGGTCAAATTGATATTAGTACAGATGTAATTGCAACAATTGCTGGAGGTGCCGCAGTAGATTGCTACGGTATCGTAGGTATGGCATCAAAAAATCAGTTAAAAGATGGATTAACAGACATTTTACGAAAAGAAAACTTCACTAGAGGCGTTATTGTTCGTAAAGATGAAGATGAAGTACATATTGATATGTATATTATTGTGAGCTATGGTACGAAAATTTCAGAAGTAGCACATAACGTGCAGACTAAAGTGAAATATACATTAGATCAAACTGTAGGACTAGCAGTAGATTCTGTAAACATCTACGTACAAGGAGTTAAAGTAATAAACTTGTAA
- a CDS encoding DAK2 domain-containing protein has translation MSIQKIDGKRLSQMIIQGANNLTNNVQLVDALNVFPVPDGDTGTNMNLSMTSGAREVKANPSQHAGKVGVSLAKGLLMGARGNSGVILSQLFRGFSKSIEQKEELTTVDFAAALEAGVEAAYKAVMKPIEGTILTVARETGKYAVTVAKKQRDFVLFMEDVVKEANASLNRTPDLLPVLKQVGVVDSGGKGLVVVYEGFLADLKGETISSNVPAQPSMNDMVRAEHHRSVQSQLSTEDIKYGYCTEFMVKLEPEKMKEHNFSEQKFREDISVYGDSLLVVSDDEVVKVHIHAEHPGDPMNYGQRYGSLIKIKVENMREQHTALLDEPTMVPEQTNQPKEKQPYGIVTVAMGSGIKTLFESIGATKVIEGGQTMNPSTEDIVKAIEEANAEKIIILPNNGNIVMAAEQAASVVEQEVIVVRSKTVPQGMAAMLAFNPVGTLEENEENMKEALSHVKTGQITYAVRDTEIDGVEIQKDDFMCIADGKIVSTNAEKVGAAKQLLEALIDEDSEIVTILQGEDATDEEVAELVAFVEENFEDAEVEVHTGNQPVYSFIFSVE, from the coding sequence GTGTCAATTCAAAAAATTGATGGAAAACGTTTATCACAAATGATCATTCAAGGAGCCAATAATTTAACAAATAATGTTCAGCTTGTTGATGCATTAAACGTATTTCCAGTTCCAGATGGCGATACCGGTACAAATATGAACTTATCAATGACTTCAGGAGCACGTGAAGTGAAAGCAAATCCTTCACAACATGCTGGTAAAGTCGGCGTAAGTTTAGCCAAAGGATTATTAATGGGAGCTCGTGGTAACTCTGGGGTTATTTTATCTCAGTTATTCCGTGGTTTCTCTAAATCCATTGAACAAAAAGAAGAATTAACGACAGTTGATTTCGCTGCAGCTTTAGAAGCTGGAGTAGAAGCAGCTTACAAAGCGGTTATGAAACCGATTGAAGGAACGATTTTAACGGTTGCAAGAGAAACGGGTAAATATGCAGTGACAGTTGCGAAAAAACAGCGCGACTTTGTTTTGTTTATGGAAGACGTTGTAAAAGAAGCAAACGCATCGTTAAATCGTACGCCAGATTTATTACCTGTATTAAAACAAGTTGGCGTTGTAGATAGCGGTGGTAAAGGTCTTGTTGTTGTATATGAAGGATTTTTAGCTGACTTAAAAGGAGAAACGATTTCTTCTAATGTGCCTGCCCAACCATCTATGAATGACATGGTACGCGCAGAACATCACCGTAGTGTACAAAGCCAATTGAGTACAGAAGATATTAAGTATGGATATTGTACGGAATTCATGGTGAAATTAGAGCCTGAAAAAATGAAGGAACATAATTTCTCTGAACAAAAATTCCGTGAAGATATTAGTGTGTACGGAGATTCACTACTTGTTGTATCGGATGATGAGGTTGTAAAGGTTCATATTCATGCGGAACATCCTGGAGATCCTATGAACTATGGACAACGTTACGGTAGTCTAATTAAGATCAAAGTAGAAAATATGCGTGAACAGCATACTGCTTTATTAGATGAGCCTACCATGGTGCCTGAACAAACGAATCAGCCAAAAGAGAAACAACCGTATGGTATTGTAACTGTAGCTATGGGATCTGGTATTAAAACTTTATTTGAGAGCATTGGCGCAACGAAAGTTATCGAAGGTGGCCAAACGATGAATCCGAGTACGGAGGATATTGTGAAGGCGATTGAAGAAGCAAATGCGGAAAAAATCATTATTCTACCAAATAACGGAAATATCGTGATGGCAGCAGAACAAGCAGCGTCAGTTGTAGAACAAGAAGTTATTGTTGTTCGTTCAAAAACAGTTCCTCAAGGTATGGCTGCAATGTTAGCATTTAATCCAGTTGGAACGCTAGAAGAGAATGAAGAAAACATGAAGGAAGCTTTATCTCATGTGAAAACAGGTCAAATTACGTATGCTGTTCGTGATACGGAAATTGACGGTGTGGAGATTCAGAAAGATGATTTCATGTGTATTGCAGATGGGAAAATCGTATCAACAAACGCTGAAAAAGTAGGAGCTGCGAAGCAATTACTAGAAGCACTAATTGATGAGGATTCTGAAATCGTAACGATTCTACAAGGTGAAGATGCAACAGATGAAGAAGTGGCTGAATTAGTTGCGTTTGTTGAAGAGAACTTTGAAGATGCAGAAGTAGAAGTACATACAGGGAATCAACCGGTGTATTCTTTCATCTTCTCTGTAGAATAA
- the recG gene encoding ATP-dependent DNA helicase RecG → MNGVVQVPVTDVKGIGGETSELLHEMGIYTVSHLLEHFPYRYEDYAMKDLADVKHDERVTVEGKVHSAPLLQYYGKKKSRLTVRVLVGRYLITAVCFNRPYYKQKLTLDETVTITGKWDQHRQTIAVSELHFGPVVRQQEVEPVYSVKGKLTVKQMRRFIAQALKEYGDSIIEVLPDGLLSRYKLLPRYEALRTLHFPMGQEDLKQARRRFVYEEFFLFQLKMQTLRKMERENSKGTKKEISLVELQEFTDALPFPLTGAQRRVVDEIMKDMTSPYRMNRLLQGDVGSGKTVVAAIALYAAKLAHYQGALMVPTEILAEQHYQSLAETFSHFGMKVELLTSSVKGVRRREILSRLEQGEVDILVGTHALIQDEVIFHRLGLVITDEQHRFGVAQRRVLREKGESPDVLFMTATPIPRTLAITAFGEMDVSIIDEMPAGRKVIETYWAKHDMLDRVLGFVEKEIKKGRQAYVICPLIEESEKLDVQNAIDLHSMLTHHYQGKCQVGLMHGRLSSQEKEEIMGHFSENKVQILVSTTVVEVGVNVPNATVMVIYDAERFGLSQLHQLRGRVGRGSEQSYCLLIADPKSETGKERMRIMTETNDGFVLSEKDLELRGPGDFFGSKQSGLPEFKVADMVHDYRALETARQDAAILVDSEAFWHNDQYASLRTYLDGTGVFQGEKLD, encoded by the coding sequence TTGAATGGAGTTGTACAAGTTCCTGTTACGGATGTAAAGGGAATCGGAGGAGAAACATCTGAGTTATTACATGAGATGGGAATTTATACAGTTTCTCATCTGTTAGAACATTTTCCGTACCGTTATGAAGACTATGCGATGAAAGATCTTGCTGACGTAAAGCATGATGAGCGTGTGACAGTTGAGGGGAAAGTCCATAGTGCTCCTCTACTTCAATATTATGGTAAGAAAAAGTCGCGTCTTACAGTTCGTGTTCTTGTCGGTCGTTATTTAATTACGGCGGTATGTTTTAATAGACCTTACTATAAGCAAAAGTTAACGTTAGATGAAACAGTAACGATTACTGGTAAATGGGATCAGCATCGCCAAACGATCGCTGTATCAGAACTTCATTTTGGACCGGTTGTGCGTCAACAAGAAGTAGAACCAGTATATTCCGTGAAAGGGAAACTGACAGTAAAACAGATGCGCCGTTTTATTGCCCAGGCTTTAAAGGAGTATGGAGATTCTATAATTGAAGTGTTACCTGACGGTTTGTTAAGTAGGTATAAATTATTACCACGTTATGAAGCGCTTCGAACGTTACATTTTCCGATGGGACAGGAAGACTTAAAGCAAGCGCGTCGCCGTTTTGTATATGAGGAATTTTTCTTGTTTCAGTTGAAAATGCAAACATTACGGAAAATGGAAAGGGAAAACTCGAAAGGGACGAAAAAAGAAATTTCATTAGTAGAATTGCAAGAGTTTACTGATGCACTTCCGTTTCCATTAACTGGCGCACAACGCCGGGTTGTAGATGAAATAATGAAAGATATGACATCTCCGTACCGAATGAATCGATTATTGCAAGGGGATGTAGGTTCTGGGAAAACAGTTGTTGCTGCGATTGCTCTTTATGCGGCGAAATTGGCTCATTATCAAGGTGCTTTGATGGTTCCTACAGAAATTTTAGCCGAACAACATTATCAGTCGCTCGCGGAGACGTTTTCACATTTCGGTATGAAGGTTGAATTGCTAACAAGTTCTGTTAAAGGTGTGAGACGTCGAGAAATTTTGTCGAGATTAGAACAGGGAGAAGTAGACATCCTTGTTGGGACGCACGCTTTAATTCAAGACGAGGTTATATTTCATAGGTTAGGTCTTGTTATTACTGATGAACAGCATCGATTTGGTGTGGCGCAGCGCCGGGTTTTACGTGAGAAAGGTGAAAGTCCAGATGTGTTGTTTATGACGGCGACCCCAATCCCGCGTACGTTAGCTATCACTGCATTTGGAGAGATGGACGTTTCTATTATCGACGAAATGCCAGCTGGTAGAAAGGTAATCGAAACGTACTGGGCAAAACATGATATGTTAGATCGTGTTCTCGGCTTTGTGGAGAAAGAGATAAAAAAAGGAAGACAGGCATATGTTATTTGTCCTCTTATTGAAGAGTCTGAGAAGCTTGATGTACAAAATGCTATCGACTTACATAGTATGCTGACTCATCATTATCAAGGGAAATGCCAAGTTGGATTAATGCATGGGAGACTATCATCTCAAGAAAAAGAAGAGATAATGGGACATTTTAGTGAAAATAAAGTGCAAATTCTTGTGTCGACAACAGTTGTTGAAGTAGGTGTGAATGTACCGAATGCGACTGTTATGGTTATTTATGACGCGGAACGTTTCGGTTTATCACAGCTCCATCAGCTGAGGGGGCGTGTTGGGCGTGGTAGTGAGCAATCATATTGTTTATTAATTGCGGACCCGAAATCAGAAACGGGAAAAGAAAGAATGCGCATTATGACTGAAACAAATGATGGATTTGTATTGTCAGAAAAAGATTTAGAGTTACGAGGTCCTGGGGATTTCTTTGGAAGTAAGCAAAGTGGTCTGCCAGAATTTAAGGTTGCTGATATGGTGCATGATTATCGGGCGTTAGAAACAGCAAGACAAGATGCGGCGATACTAGTTGATTCAGAAGCATTTTGGCATAATGATCAATATGCTTCGCTGCGTACTTATCTTGATGGGACAGGTGTGTTCCAGGGAGAGAAGCTCGATTAA
- the fapR gene encoding transcription factor FapR → MKKRRSKKERQELLQQTIETNPFITDEDLAEKFQVSIQTVRLDRMELSIPELRERIKHVATKQHEEDVKSLPLEEVVGEIIDIELDRHAISIFEVKVEHVFKRNQIARGHHLFAQANSLAVAVIDEELALTAKSTIRYIRPVKLGERVVAKARVEDVENDKGRTVVKVRSFVGEELVFTGTFEMYRSSNYSEEGNNL, encoded by the coding sequence ATGAAAAAAAGAAGAAGTAAAAAAGAAAGACAAGAATTATTACAACAAACAATAGAAACGAATCCTTTTATAACGGATGAAGATTTAGCGGAAAAATTTCAAGTGAGCATACAAACTGTTCGTCTTGATCGTATGGAATTATCTATTCCTGAATTAAGAGAACGAATTAAGCATGTGGCTACAAAACAACATGAAGAAGATGTGAAATCTTTACCGTTAGAAGAGGTTGTCGGAGAAATTATCGATATAGAATTAGATAGACATGCGATTTCTATCTTTGAAGTAAAGGTAGAACATGTATTTAAAAGAAATCAAATTGCTCGTGGGCATCATTTGTTTGCACAAGCAAACTCACTAGCTGTTGCGGTTATTGATGAGGAATTAGCTTTAACTGCAAAGTCCACCATTCGATATATTCGTCCTGTAAAATTAGGAGAGCGTGTTGTTGCAAAAGCACGTGTTGAAGATGTAGAGAATGATAAAGGACGGACGGTTGTCAAAGTGCGTAGCTTTGTTGGAGAAGAACTCGTTTTTACAGGCACTTTTGAAATGTATCGATCTAGTAATTATAGTGAGGAAGGTAACAACTTATGA
- the plsX gene encoding phosphate acyltransferase PlsX — protein sequence MKIAIDAMGGDHAPKAVVLGAMKAIKEYSDLHITLVGKEEGIRQYLTSEERITILHTDEKIESTDEPVRAVRRKKQASMVLAAQQVKDGVADACISAGSTGALMAAGLFVVGRMEGIERPALSPTMPTVDGEGFVMLDVGANVDAKPIHLYQYAVMGSVYAEKVRGIKNPRVGLLNVGTEDGKGNELSKQVFAMLKDAPINFVGNVESRDLLQGVADVVVCDGFTGNVALKSLEGTALALFSMLKEQLMSSFTSKLAAAVLKPKLMVLKDKMDYSEYGGAALFGLKAPVIKAHGSSNDQSIFSAIRQTREMVAKEVIPTISSVMEKEPLQ from the coding sequence ATGAAAATCGCAATAGATGCAATGGGCGGCGATCATGCACCGAAGGCTGTAGTATTAGGAGCAATGAAAGCTATTAAGGAATACTCAGATTTACATATTACGTTAGTAGGGAAAGAAGAGGGAATTCGTCAATATTTAACGAGTGAAGAGCGAATTACTATACTTCATACGGACGAAAAAATCGAATCGACAGACGAACCAGTAAGAGCGGTTCGCCGAAAAAAACAAGCTTCAATGGTACTAGCGGCGCAGCAAGTAAAAGACGGCGTAGCGGATGCTTGTATATCAGCAGGTAGTACAGGAGCTTTGATGGCAGCTGGATTGTTTGTTGTTGGTCGTATGGAAGGAATTGAACGACCAGCTTTATCGCCTACAATGCCAACTGTTGATGGAGAAGGTTTTGTTATGTTAGATGTTGGAGCCAACGTTGATGCAAAACCAATTCATTTATATCAATATGCAGTAATGGGCTCTGTTTATGCAGAGAAGGTAAGAGGAATTAAAAATCCACGCGTTGGACTTTTAAACGTTGGAACAGAGGATGGTAAAGGAAACGAGCTTTCAAAACAGGTCTTTGCTATGCTCAAGGATGCACCAATTAATTTCGTTGGAAATGTTGAATCAAGAGATTTATTGCAAGGTGTAGCAGACGTTGTTGTATGTGATGGTTTTACGGGTAATGTAGCGCTAAAATCATTAGAAGGAACAGCACTTGCGTTATTCTCTATGTTAAAAGAACAATTAATGAGTTCGTTTACGAGCAAATTAGCAGCAGCGGTATTAAAACCAAAACTTATGGTATTGAAAGATAAAATGGATTATTCAGAGTATGGAGGAGCGGCATTGTTTGGATTGAAAGCTCCTGTCATTAAGGCTCACGGTTCTTCTAATGACCAATCGATATTTAGTGCGATTCGTCAAACGAGAGAAATGGTAGCGAAAGAAGTAATTCCTACAATTTCAAGTGTCATGGAGAAGGAGCCGCTTCAATAA
- the fabD gene encoding ACP S-malonyltransferase: MGKLAFLFPGQGSQAVGMGRQLAENNKEVAKVFAKADEVLHDSLSEVIFEGPQEKLTLTTNAQPALLTTSFAILTALKEYDITPDFVAGHSLGEYSALVAAGALTFEDAVYAVRKRGEYMEEAVPGGEGAMAAILGADPDMLKRVTEEVTSEGYAVQIANMNSTKQIVISGTKQGVELASHRAKENGAKRAIPLKVSGPFHSSLMKPAAEKFQCVLNEITIQDTNIPVIANVTADVITRGTDIQEKLIEQLYSPVLWYPSIEYMVNQGVDTFIEIGPGKVLAGLMKSIDSSVKAYAIYDEETLKDTISNLRGES; the protein is encoded by the coding sequence ATGGGAAAACTAGCATTTCTTTTTCCAGGCCAAGGTTCACAGGCGGTTGGAATGGGTAGACAGTTAGCGGAGAATAATAAAGAGGTTGCGAAAGTGTTTGCAAAAGCGGATGAGGTTTTGCATGATTCTCTTTCAGAAGTGATTTTTGAAGGACCACAGGAAAAGTTAACATTAACGACAAATGCGCAGCCGGCACTATTAACAACGAGCTTTGCGATTTTAACAGCTTTGAAAGAGTATGATATTACACCTGATTTTGTCGCAGGACATAGTTTAGGTGAATATAGCGCTCTTGTAGCTGCGGGTGCATTAACATTCGAAGACGCTGTGTATGCTGTAAGGAAACGCGGGGAATATATGGAAGAAGCTGTTCCAGGCGGAGAAGGTGCAATGGCAGCTATTTTAGGTGCGGATCCGGATATGCTGAAACGAGTTACAGAAGAAGTAACAAGTGAAGGATACGCAGTACAAATTGCTAATATGAATAGTACGAAGCAAATTGTTATTTCTGGAACAAAGCAAGGAGTAGAACTTGCTTCTCACAGAGCGAAAGAAAATGGTGCTAAAAGAGCAATTCCACTCAAAGTAAGTGGACCGTTTCATTCTTCACTTATGAAACCAGCTGCTGAGAAGTTCCAATGTGTTTTAAATGAAATTACAATTCAAGACACAAATATTCCTGTTATTGCAAATGTTACGGCAGACGTTATTACACGTGGTACAGATATTCAAGAAAAGCTAATTGAACAGCTCTATTCGCCTGTATTATGGTACCCATCTATTGAGTATATGGTGAATCAAGGGGTAGATACATTTATTGAAATCGGACCTGGAAAAGTACTTGCTGGTCTTATGAAGTCGATTGATTCTTCAGTGAAAGCATATGCGATATATGATGAAGAGACATTAAAAGATACCATTTCAAATTTGAGAGGAGAAAGCTGA
- the fabG gene encoding 3-oxoacyl-[acyl-carrier-protein] reductase: MLKGKVALVTGASRGIGRAIAIDLAKQGANVVVNYAGNEQKANEVVDEIKKLGSDAIAVRADVANTDDVTSMVKQTVDTFGQVDILVNNAGVTKDNLLMRMKEEEWDTVINTNLKGVFLCTKAVSRYMMRQRHGRIINIASVVGVTGNPGQANYVAAKAGVIGLTKTSAKELASRNITVNAIAPGFIATDMTDVLDENIKAEMLKLIPAAQFGEAQDIANTVTFFASDQSKYVTGQTLNVDGGMVM; encoded by the coding sequence ATGTTAAAAGGGAAAGTAGCATTAGTAACTGGTGCTTCACGTGGGATTGGTCGTGCGATTGCCATTGATTTAGCGAAACAAGGGGCAAATGTTGTAGTAAATTATGCTGGTAATGAGCAAAAAGCGAATGAAGTAGTTGATGAAATAAAAAAATTAGGTTCAGATGCCATTGCAGTAAGAGCAGATGTTGCAAATACTGATGATGTTACAAGTATGGTGAAACAAACTGTAGATACGTTTGGACAAGTTGATATTCTTGTAAATAACGCTGGTGTAACAAAAGATAATTTATTAATGCGTATGAAAGAAGAAGAATGGGATACAGTTATTAATACAAACTTAAAAGGTGTTTTCTTATGTACGAAAGCAGTATCGCGCTATATGATGCGTCAACGTCATGGACGTATTATTAATATTGCTTCTGTTGTTGGTGTAACAGGAAACCCAGGACAAGCAAATTATGTTGCTGCTAAAGCTGGTGTAATTGGATTAACAAAAACATCAGCAAAAGAATTAGCGAGCCGAAATATTACTGTAAATGCAATTGCTCCAGGGTTTATTGCGACTGATATGACGGATGTATTAGATGAAAATATAAAAGCAGAAATGTTAAAATTAATTCCTGCAGCTCAGTTTGGAGAAGCACAAGATATCGCAAATACTGTAACGTTTTTTGCTTCTGATCAAAGTAAATATGTTACAGGTCAAACGTTAAATGTTGATGGCGGTATGGTAATGTAA
- the acpP gene encoding acyl carrier protein: MADVLERVTKIVVDRLGVEETEVVPAASFKEDLGADSLDVVELVMQLEDEFEMEISDEDAEKIATVGDAVTYIESHL; the protein is encoded by the coding sequence ATGGCAGATGTTTTAGAGCGTGTAACAAAAATTGTCGTTGATCGTTTAGGAGTAGAAGAAACTGAAGTAGTACCAGCTGCAAGCTTCAAAGAAGATTTAGGAGCAGACTCCCTAGATGTAGTAGAACTTGTAATGCAATTAGAAGATGAATTTGAAATGGAAATTTCTGATGAAGATGCTGAAAAGATTGCTACTGTTGGCGATGCTGTGACTTACATAGAGAGTCATCTATAA